The stretch of DNA CTTGTTGACTATGTTTTGGATTACTCATGTAATATCCCTCCTCCTTAACATTTTGTCCGTTTTAAAGGAGGAACATGATTGGTAAACTATGTGAGTTATTCAGCTTTACCGAGGCGCTTTTCTTCTAGGCGCATTTCAATTTTTTCCATCGCAGCTCTATCTTTCAAAAGTTGACTTTTATTTTCGGATACCAGTTCTGCAAAGGAACGTTTTCTGGGCTTTCTCATGTATATCACCTTCCTTATTTCCTATTCTAACAGTTATTATGCCCGGAAACGGTTGCAATTATTACAACTTTTTGAAAATTATAAGAAAATAGTGCGTTAATGCTTTAAAGCATCCTTGAAAATAAAAAGACATTGGATTTTATCATCCAATGTCTAATTTAGATCCTTCGTGTATTGTTTCATTGCATCGAGACTCATCGCACCGATAAACTTATTTCCGATATTCCCCTTCGTATCAATAAAATACGTCGTTGGAATGGAAAGAACTTGATAGGTTTCGTTTACTTTATCTTCTGCATCTAAAGGTATAGGAAAAGTAATTCCATTTTCATTAACGAAAGCTTGAACATCTAAATGCGGATCAATGTTAACCGCTAATATAACAACATCGTCCCCAACTTCTTTATGAAACTCCTCCATGGCTGGCATTTCTGCTTTACATGGTGGACACCAAGTTGCCCAGAAATTGAGCATTACTTTTTTTCCTTTTAAATCCGAAAGTTTAACGGTCTCCCCCGTTAATGTTTTTAATTCAAAATCAGGTGCCTTTGCCCCTACTTTTAAACCACCCATATTAGCTGCTTCTTGACTCACGTTCTCGGGTTCAGCCTTTTTGTCCATAGCCTGCACAATCGCAACACCAAGTAAGGCTATTAGCACAACAACAGCAATTACTTTTTTTACCATACCCCCGAACCCCCTTGATTCAATAATGTACTACATCGATTTTACACTATAAAGTAAGTTGAAATAAAAGTTGTATATGCCAAATATGTGACAATTTACAATCAGTTTAGTAAAAGTATATCAGAAAAGCAAATTTTATTGATTCATGGCATTAAGAACACTATTCGTCACACGATCAACAATAAGTTCAATATCCCTGTCTGATAATGTCTGTTCATTTACTGAAGTCACTTTTTTTGCATGAGTGCCTTCTGGGACATCCACACCCAATGGTGATACTCCTTCTAATCCCATCATGGCTTTAATATCAATGAGTTTAGCTACATTTTCTTTGGAGAGTTCGCGATCGCCCCTTAATTGTCTTGAAATCCAATTAATCTTTGCCGTAAACTCTAATGATTCCATTAAGTAATAGGCGTTTTCTAAATTCTTCCCCCATGTTAACGCACCATGGTTTTCTAATAACACCCCCTGATGATCATAAACATGTGATTTGATTGCATTTGGTACCTCATCCGTTGATGGTGTTCCATATTGGGCTAATGGTATCGTCCCCAAGGATACGATTGCTTCAGGCAAAATCGCTTGATTTAAGGGGATTCCTGCGATTGCAAACGCAGTTGCATATGGGGGATGAACGTGTAAAACCGCATGAACATCCGGCCGTTCCTTATACACAAGTAAGTGCATTTTCATTTCTGTAGTAGGTTTATAATCTCCCTCGAGAACATTTCCTTCTCCATCCACTTTGACGATCATATCAGGAGTTAGAAATCCTTTACTTACGTTCGTAGGAGTAATCAAAAACTCATTTTCATCGATACGGACAGAAATATTTCCGTCATTAGCTGCTACGAAGCCTTTTTCATATACACGTTTCCCAAATTCGCATATAAGTTTTTTATATTTTATCTCAATAATCATCTAAACCCTGCTTTCTGTTATGAAAACATTGATATATTTAGTATACCCTTCTCCTTAATGATATTAGAGATTTATGCCTGGATAATATTAACGCAAAGTTATGAAAATTTGGTAAAATGTTAACACGGAAGGGAGTTGGGTTTATGAAGATACTCGTTTTAGGGGGAAGTCGCTTTTTAGGTAGAACATTTGTTGAGGAAGCGCAGATGCAAAACCATGAGGTGACTATATTTAATCGCGGGAATCAAAATGAGGGATTTCAGGATGTTGAAATTCTTACTGGAGACCGATTTGGAGACTTAAACGAACTAAAAAGCCGCTATTGGGATGCGGTGTTGGACACAAGTGGATTCATACCATCTTCGGTTTTAATGTCAACCGATTTATTAAAAGACCGAGTAAAGCATTATACATTTATTTCAAGTATTTCTGTATATCAAGATTGGGTTCAGGAAAATTTCGATGAAAAGTACCCTGTTTACGCAATGTCATTAGAGGAAGCGAATAAGCTTTCTAAAAATAGTAATGGATATGAGTATTATGGGCAATTCAAAGCGTTATGTGAAGTAATTGCTGAGAAAAATTTGCCAGGGCGTGTTTTGAATGTTCGTGCAGGGCAATTAATCGGACCTAACGATTATACGGACCGGATACCCTTTTGGATACATAGAATTGCAGCTGGTGGTAAGGTTCTAGCACCAGGGAATCCGAATAGACCTGTACAGATGATTGATAATCAGGACCTAGCCCAATGGATATTATCAATGATGGCTAGCCAATCAGCGGGAACCTTTAATGCAACCGGGCCTGATTACACCCTGACGATGGGAGAATTTCTCGAGAACTGCAAGAAGGTCACAGGCTCTAATGCAGAAATAGTTTGGTGTGATGAGAAATTTCTACTTGACCAAGGGGTTGCTCCATGGACTGAGATGCCGCTTTGGGTACCTGAAGAGTTTCCACTTGAACCCGAGCTCAATGAGCCATGGAAAGGTGCTTTTTCCGTTAATATTGAAAAAGCTATTGCGAGCGGGCTAACCTTCAGACCTCTGGAGGAAAGTTTAACGGAAATTTATGAATGGGAAAAACAACGTAATCTAGCTTCGGATGAATGGAAATCCGGGATGAGTAGGGATCGTGAAGAAGAATTACTTCAATTATGGTCTCGATCTAATGTGTAAAAGATGTTCGCAGATTATAATTCAATAAACGCAGAAAGAATAGCCCCCTTCTCGGGGGGCTATTCTTTTGTGTATTTTACATTAACTTTCTTTTTTCTTTTAATAGTGCGTTAAATTCACTATCTAATTCCATGTATTTAGGATTTTTTTGGTCAATGAGAGATAATTCACCTAAGATCGTTGCAATTCTATTTTCAATTATCATTAAAGTTTCTTTACTATCAGTAGGTTCAACACTATTTTTATTAAAGTACTCTTCCGGCTTCATTTCCCAACGCTTTATTCTCTGATTATCAAATACAAGCAGTTTATCACAAAGCTTATTTAAGAAATAGTAATCATGCGAAACGGTAATAATCGTACCTGCGAAGTCATTTAGTGTTTTTTCTAACTCTTCTCTACTTGGCAGGTCAAGATGATTGGTCGGTTCATCCAAGATTAGGACATCATAGTCTTTCATTAGCATGTCAACTAACTTCACTCTTGTTCGCTCTCCAAGGCTTAGAGTACCGATTGGCTTGGTAATAAACTGTTCTTTTAGTCCGAGATTAGCAAATAAGGTTCGCGCCTTTAGGATGTTTTCTCGGTCTGTAAACCCTAATGCCTCTAAAGCTGTTTTATCAGCGGGTAAGTTATCAACATCTTGACTTAGGTATGCTGCCTTTAACGATTCACTTTTCCATAGCTCACCCTTAGTAACAGATATTTCACCAAGAATCATTTTAATTAAGGTGGTTTTACCGCAGCCATTATCTCCTAATAAACCGATACGCTCTCCGTGATTGAGATAAAAATGAGAATCACGGAATAGAACTCTATCATTAAACGATTTCGTTAAATGCTTTGCCTCAATAATCCTTTTTCCTCTATTCCCTTTCGTATCAAACTGAAATCTAACTTTCGTCTCTTCTAAAGGTTTGTCGACCTTGTTTTTTTCAAGCTCACTTTGCAGACGTTTCATTTTGGATTTCACTTGAGCATCACGTTTCTTCGCCTTAACGCGATGGTATTCTTTATTTCCATAATCTCTTCCTTGTTTCGTGGAAGTCCTATGAGCTTTCTCGGACCAGGACGATAATTGCTCCATTTGCAATTCAATTTCTTCTTTTTTACGCTGTTGCACCTCATAATGATGCATTTGAGTTTCGTGTCTGTGCTGCTTTTCCTTCTGATAATCACTGTAGTTGCCAGAATAGAAGTTAATCTTAGTATTCTCTATTTCAAAAATACGTGTTACCGTTTTATCTAAAAAATGACGATCGTGAGAAATAATCAACACTGGACCTTTAAATTTTTCCAATTCCTCAATCAACCATTCGATCCCTTTAAAATCAAGATGGTTTGTCGGCTCATCAAGAATTAAAAATCCTGGCTTGGAAGCCCACACCTTGGATAATGCAAGTTTCAACTTCTCGCCGCCACTCAGATGGTTTAAACGATTCTCCTCCCATTCATACACCTTTTTTAGACCCAGTTCACTTGAGTGCTGCAATAAGTCTCCATCAGCAGAAAAGATATCACTGCCTTCATAATCAATCGATTGGGTAAGGTATCCAATCACTAATTCAGGTGATTTTTCAATGTAGCCTTTATCAGGTGAGAGTTTCCCTGTGATTATATTTGCTAATGTGGATTTACCGGTGCCATTGTAGCCGACGAGTCCAATTCTTTCACCATTTTTAATATCAAAGGAAACATCGTCTAAGATTTTTCTTAAATTAAATGTCATTTCTAATCCAGTTACTTTTATAATATTTTTGTTCATAAAAAAACTCCCTTCATTTGAACCTGAAGAGAGTGTTAAGTCACAAAAGTTTACACAATCATAAAAAAGCATATGTTAAATAGGCACAAAAAGGCTTATGTTAACTATGTTTTAATTAGAATTATAAACGTTCAGGGCTTAAAAAAGGATAGACTAATCCTATTCTTCAGGTTCATCATTTTTCGCTATTCGAATAAATGTTCTGAAAAAATAAGATTATAACTTCATTCCTCTTTACCATTCCTTTACGTTTGTTAGTTTTATTGTATTTTACCTCAACCGAGATTGTCAATCATTTCCGAAAAATTAACGTCTGAGTACGGCTTACCTGTCTCGATAGTATGTTTTAAATTGGATAGTGTATACGCTTGCCAATCCTCCAAATTTCTCAAGTCCCACTTTTCTAAGAACAACGTATATAAAAAGATCTCTCTGATTTTTAAAAAGATCGGAATCTGTTGAATGAGCTCTTTGCTGATATTGCGTTGCTCCTTATACCCATTTAAGAAGTTCTCCCAGAAAACTCTGCTGAATTCTTTGTCCTCTGGTGTAAACGAGGAAGCTTGCCAATTGGCATGATAAAAGGAAGCGGCTAAATCATAAGCGAACCAATGATAGGCACAATCATCAAAGTCAAAAATGGTCAACCTTCCTTCGTTGACAACCATATTCCCCTGATGGAAATCATTATGTATAAGTCCGAATAGGTCTGGAGTCAGCGAAAATCTCCCTAACTGATTCAATAGCTGTTTGTACCTTTCTGTTATAGGTTCTGAAGTGATTTTTGGGAGTATATTTAGTAAATCCGGTTGTTGTGCTGTCCAAATTGGACGATGTACCTTTATTTTTCTCCCAGCACTGTGCATCTTCCCCATTTCATTTCCCCAATGATAAAATAGTTCTTTGTTCCATACCTCACGATTGGTAACATCTATGGATGTACCCTTCGCTTTCTCGAATGCCACTACATAATGGTGATTGTCAATTGACTCAACCAACCTCTTATGAACGGATTTTACTGGTAATGATACAGGCAAACCATATTCATATAACTCGCATATAACTGCTAATTCATTAATAATATCTTTTTGCTTTCTTCTACCAGAAGGTGAAACTCTGAAGATTAAATTACCGGAGGAATAGACTTTATTATGAAAGCCATCTTTCATTTCGACAAGTTCACCTTCTATATGGTCGTATAAATGTAAAATAGAATCGGTCAACATTTTTATCTCTCTTTCTAGATAATCACTATTTTAATTTGTTATAAATTTTATCCGCATAACTTTCAAATCGAGAACTTGAAGTGGTTCCTCTTTTTTCAAGTATTCTCTCCATCTCCATCCTTTTTTTTCCTAATTTTGCTTGAAGGCGTTTTTTCTCTTCTTCGTCTGTTGAACTCTCTAACAATTCTTCTATTCTAAAAATTTCTTTTTTTAAATCCTCAGGTGTATAGCCAGAATTTTTTAGGACACGATACGCCATTTTCCATTCTTCAGACATTCCTGGAAAGTCATCTCTTAATTCTAGAGGCTTTCCCATTCCAGGGAGATTATCGAGATCATTCTTCTTTATTGCTTCCTTAATTTTATCTTCAGCAATTTTTGAAAAATTCATTTACATCGCACCCTTCGCTCTACAAGTAAATAGTTTATTTTTCACTAAAATATATGTTATTACCCGGAAAAAAACCACCATGCAAAGCTGCATGGTGGTTTGAATATTATGCTTCTTGTAATTTTTCGCGAAGTACCATTGGAAGGATACCGCCATGACGATAGTAATCAATTTCAACTTCAGAATCGAAGCGAACGAGTACTTCAAATTCCTTCTTGTTACCAGCTTCATCAGTAGCTGTAACTTTTAGTAAATCACGTGGTCTAACGTTTTCATCGACTTGTACATCGATTGTTTCTTTACCAGTTAAGCCAAGTGTTTCAGCACTTTCGCCATCTTTAAATTGAAGTGGAAGAACGCCCATTAACACAAGGTTTGAACGGTGAATACGCTCGAAGCTTTCAGCAAGAACTGTTTTAATGCCAAGAAGGTTGGTACCTTTTGCAGCCCAGTCACGTGAAGAACCCATACCGTAATCTTTACCAGCAAGAACAATTAGTCCAGTACCGTTTTCTTTGTACTTCATGCAAGCATCATAAATTGGTGTCACTTCGCCTGTTGGCCAGTAAGTGGTTACTCCACCTTCAGTGCCTGGAGCGATTTGGTTACGGATACGAATGTTTGCAAATGTTCCTCGCATCATAACTTCGTGGTTACCACGACGAGAACCGTAAGAGTTAAAGTCACGAGGCTGAACACCTTTTTCAAGTAGATACTTACCAGCTGGAGTGTTCTTACCAATTGCTCCTGCAGGTGAAATATGGTCAGTTGTTACAGAATCCCCAAATTTCGCTACTACACGTAGGTTTGTTAATGGTTCCACTGTACCTGGTTCAGGTGATAAACCTTCAAAGAATGGTGGGTTTGCAATATAAGTGGAATCTTCATCCCATGTATATAATGGCTCATTGCTCGTTTTGATTTCGTTCCAACGCTCGTTGTCACCGAACACGTTCGCATATTCTCTGCGGAATAGTTCAGGAGTAACAGTACGTTTAACTACATCATTAACTTCAGCAGTTGATGGCCAAATATCCTTGAAAAATACATCGTTACCATCTTTATCTTTACCGATTGCTTCAGAAGCAAAATCAATGTTCACAGTACCAGCTAATGCATAAGCAACAACTAGTGGTGGTGAAGCAAGGTAGTTACCTTTTACAAGCGGGTGAATACGTCCTTCAAAGTTACGGTTACCTGAGAGTACAGATGTAACTAATAGATCATTTTCAGCGATTGTTTTTTCAATTTCTTCTTTTAATGGACCGGAGTTACCGATACAAGTTGTACAGCCGTAACCAACAAGGTTGAAGCCGATTTCCTCTAGGTATGGAAGTAATCCAGAATCACGAAGATATCCTGTTACCACCTTAGATCCTGGTGCTAAAGATGTTTTAACAAACTTAGGAACTTCCATTCCAAGTTCAACAGCTTTCTTCGCAACAAGACCTGCCCCAACTAGAACGTAAGGGTTAGATGTGTTTGTACAGCTAGTGATAGAAGCAATTGCAACTGCACCAGTTTTAATGGTTGTTTCGTCTCCATTTTGGAAATTAACGACAGCAGACTTTTCAAGCTCATCCGCTTGTAAGCCGAAGCCTTGGTTCCCTTGTGGTGCTGAAACAGCCTTAACGAATTCTTCTTTCATTTTTGAAAGTGGAATTAAATCTTGTGGACGCTTAGGACCTGAAAGATTTGCCTCGATAACGGAAAGATCAATTTCAACCACATTTGTATAAACTGGCTCTAAAGCAGGATCAAAGAATAATCCATTTGCTTTGCAGTATTGTTCAACTACATTGATATGTTCTTCTTCACGGCCAGTTAAACGCATATATGCAAGAGATTCATCATCAATTGGGAAGAATCCACATGTAGCACCATATTCAGGAGCCATGTTCGCAATGGTTGCACGGTCTGCTAATGGAAGTACAGATACTCCAGGACCGAAGAATTCAACAAATTTGCCAACTACACCTTTGCTGCGAAGAACTTGTGTTACTTTTAGAGCTAAGTCTGTTGCAGTAGCACCGTTTGGCAACTCTCCAGTTAACTTAACTCCCACAACTTCAGGTACTGGGAAGTATGAAGGCTGACCAAGCATTCCTGCTTCTGCTTCGATACCGCCAACGCCCCATCCAAGAACGCCTAGGCCATTGATCATGGTTGTATGTGAGTCAGTACCAACTAATGTATCTGGATATGCTTCTAATTCACCATCAGTTGTTTGTGCAACGTGAACAACATCTGCTAAGTACTCAAGGTTAACTTGGTGTACGATACCTGTTGCAGGCGGCACTGCACGATAGTTATTGAATGATTTTTGAGCCCAGCTTAGGAACTGATAACGCTCAGCATTACGTTCAAATTCAAAGTCCATGTTTACTCGTAAAGAGTCTGCAGAACCGTAGGCATCTACCTGTACAGAGTGGTCGATTACAAGGTCAACTGTTTTCTCTGGATTAATTTTATCTGGGTCTCCGCCAAGGTCAGCCATTGCTTTTCTTAAAGATGCAAGGTCAACTACTGCCGGTACACCAGTGAAGTCTTGTAGGATTACACGTG from Neobacillus sp. CF12 encodes:
- a CDS encoding FbpB family small basic protein, which encodes MRKPRKRSFAELVSENKSQLLKDRAAMEKIEMRLEEKRLGKAE
- a CDS encoding redoxin domain-containing protein; translated protein: MVKKVIAVVVLIALLGVAIVQAMDKKAEPENVSQEAANMGGLKVGAKAPDFELKTLTGETVKLSDLKGKKVMLNFWATWCPPCKAEMPAMEEFHKEVGDDVVILAVNIDPHLDVQAFVNENGITFPIPLDAEDKVNETYQVLSIPTTYFIDTKGNIGNKFIGAMSLDAMKQYTKDLN
- a CDS encoding class II aldolase/adducin family protein, producing the protein MIIEIKYKKLICEFGKRVYEKGFVAANDGNISVRIDENEFLITPTNVSKGFLTPDMIVKVDGEGNVLEGDYKPTTEMKMHLLVYKERPDVHAVLHVHPPYATAFAIAGIPLNQAILPEAIVSLGTIPLAQYGTPSTDEVPNAIKSHVYDHQGVLLENHGALTWGKNLENAYYLMESLEFTAKINWISRQLRGDRELSKENVAKLIDIKAMMGLEGVSPLGVDVPEGTHAKKVTSVNEQTLSDRDIELIVDRVTNSVLNAMNQ
- a CDS encoding NAD-dependent epimerase/dehydratase family protein: MKILVLGGSRFLGRTFVEEAQMQNHEVTIFNRGNQNEGFQDVEILTGDRFGDLNELKSRYWDAVLDTSGFIPSSVLMSTDLLKDRVKHYTFISSISVYQDWVQENFDEKYPVYAMSLEEANKLSKNSNGYEYYGQFKALCEVIAEKNLPGRVLNVRAGQLIGPNDYTDRIPFWIHRIAAGGKVLAPGNPNRPVQMIDNQDLAQWILSMMASQSAGTFNATGPDYTLTMGEFLENCKKVTGSNAEIVWCDEKFLLDQGVAPWTEMPLWVPEEFPLEPELNEPWKGAFSVNIEKAIASGLTFRPLEESLTEIYEWEKQRNLASDEWKSGMSRDREEELLQLWSRSNV
- the abc-f gene encoding ribosomal protection-like ABC-F family protein → MNKNIIKVTGLEMTFNLRKILDDVSFDIKNGERIGLVGYNGTGKSTLANIITGKLSPDKGYIEKSPELVIGYLTQSIDYEGSDIFSADGDLLQHSSELGLKKVYEWEENRLNHLSGGEKLKLALSKVWASKPGFLILDEPTNHLDFKGIEWLIEELEKFKGPVLIISHDRHFLDKTVTRIFEIENTKINFYSGNYSDYQKEKQHRHETQMHHYEVQQRKKEEIELQMEQLSSWSEKAHRTSTKQGRDYGNKEYHRVKAKKRDAQVKSKMKRLQSELEKNKVDKPLEETKVRFQFDTKGNRGKRIIEAKHLTKSFNDRVLFRDSHFYLNHGERIGLLGDNGCGKTTLIKMILGEISVTKGELWKSESLKAAYLSQDVDNLPADKTALEALGFTDRENILKARTLFANLGLKEQFITKPIGTLSLGERTRVKLVDMLMKDYDVLILDEPTNHLDLPSREELEKTLNDFAGTIITVSHDYYFLNKLCDKLLVFDNQRIKRWEMKPEEYFNKNSVEPTDSKETLMIIENRIATILGELSLIDQKNPKYMELDSEFNALLKEKRKLM
- a CDS encoding phosphotransferase — translated: MLTDSILHLYDHIEGELVEMKDGFHNKVYSSGNLIFRVSPSGRRKQKDIINELAVICELYEYGLPVSLPVKSVHKRLVESIDNHHYVVAFEKAKGTSIDVTNREVWNKELFYHWGNEMGKMHSAGRKIKVHRPIWTAQQPDLLNILPKITSEPITERYKQLLNQLGRFSLTPDLFGLIHNDFHQGNMVVNEGRLTIFDFDDCAYHWFAYDLAASFYHANWQASSFTPEDKEFSRVFWENFLNGYKEQRNISKELIQQIPIFLKIREIFLYTLFLEKWDLRNLEDWQAYTLSNLKHTIETGKPYSDVNFSEMIDNLG
- a CDS encoding DUF1992 domain-containing protein — encoded protein: MNFSKIAEDKIKEAIKKNDLDNLPGMGKPLELRDDFPGMSEEWKMAYRVLKNSGYTPEDLKKEIFRIEELLESSTDEEEKKRLQAKLGKKRMEMERILEKRGTTSSSRFESYADKIYNKLK
- the acnA gene encoding aconitate hydratase AcnA — translated: MVKNDVFNARTSFEVNGKRYHYYRLSALEEAGLGKVSKLPYSVKVLLESVLRQYDGRVIAKEHVENLAKWGTDELKEVDVPFKPSRVILQDFTGVPAVVDLASLRKAMADLGGDPDKINPEKTVDLVIDHSVQVDAYGSADSLRVNMDFEFERNAERYQFLSWAQKSFNNYRAVPPATGIVHQVNLEYLADVVHVAQTTDGELEAYPDTLVGTDSHTTMINGLGVLGWGVGGIEAEAGMLGQPSYFPVPEVVGVKLTGELPNGATATDLALKVTQVLRSKGVVGKFVEFFGPGVSVLPLADRATIANMAPEYGATCGFFPIDDESLAYMRLTGREEEHINVVEQYCKANGLFFDPALEPVYTNVVEIDLSVIEANLSGPKRPQDLIPLSKMKEEFVKAVSAPQGNQGFGLQADELEKSAVVNFQNGDETTIKTGAVAIASITSCTNTSNPYVLVGAGLVAKKAVELGMEVPKFVKTSLAPGSKVVTGYLRDSGLLPYLEEIGFNLVGYGCTTCIGNSGPLKEEIEKTIAENDLLVTSVLSGNRNFEGRIHPLVKGNYLASPPLVVAYALAGTVNIDFASEAIGKDKDGNDVFFKDIWPSTAEVNDVVKRTVTPELFRREYANVFGDNERWNEIKTSNEPLYTWDEDSTYIANPPFFEGLSPEPGTVEPLTNLRVVAKFGDSVTTDHISPAGAIGKNTPAGKYLLEKGVQPRDFNSYGSRRGNHEVMMRGTFANIRIRNQIAPGTEGGVTTYWPTGEVTPIYDACMKYKENGTGLIVLAGKDYGMGSSRDWAAKGTNLLGIKTVLAESFERIHRSNLVLMGVLPLQFKDGESAETLGLTGKETIDVQVDENVRPRDLLKVTATDEAGNKKEFEVLVRFDSEVEIDYYRHGGILPMVLREKLQEA